Part of the Zea mays cultivar B73 chromosome 4, Zm-B73-REFERENCE-NAM-5.0, whole genome shotgun sequence genome is shown below.
ggcgcaccagacattgtccgatgcaccaccggacagtccggtgtgccaagccgagctgaagattggctgcatagagccaagcttttcccttttcctttcttcttctttagtcactgtttctagcacttggataaccatgttagtacacaaaacaattcaccaagtctagaaacatacctttttccttgatttgcacttctcactttattttgCACATTAGAactcaattaaatgtgttggacacttaatcaccaaaacattatagaaattgtccaagggcacatttccctttcacacccaTCTAACATAATTGAGCAACCATATTCCTTCCAAGCCTCTTCGTGCTTAGCTCTCAATGTCGATGTTCTCTTCACTGCCCTTTCAAGCCAAGGTACCCTAGCCTCATGATACGATAGGCCACGATATCCAGGATCGTACTGACCAATAGATTCCAACATAAGCTGCCAACTTCTTGAGTTTACGACATTCAATGGAATCTTGTTCTCATATAGAAAATCAACTACATGGTCGTCAACAATTTGTTGCGCTTGTGTCCCTTTCTTTGCGCAGTGCTTAAGGGTGGCCTGAGAAGTTTTGTTTTTATGCCTCTCTGCAACTACTTCTGGAGTCTTGCAAAGCATGGCACTCATTGATTTGCTTGCCTTCTGGGTACTTAGTTTTGGAGGAACGGATACAAGAAATGAGGACATGGCAGTTTGGGCAATTTTCTTCTTTGCTTGCTTGTTTTTTGTCCCAGAACTTGGTTCAGGACCTTCATCATTCCGCTCTTCTCCCTCTTCACCTTCAATATTATCAGTAATCACAAGTCTCATGTTCCTTTTCAGATACATGTGCATTTCCTTTGAAACCAATTCTGGTACTCTAGCACACTTCATGGTGTCACCAAACCCACTGGCAATATGCTGCTTGAACCTTTTGATTCCGGAAGGAACAATCTTCGAACAGAAAATACACTGAGCAAAATCTTTTTTGTTGTGTCTCGCCACCACCCAAACTTCCATCCTGGGTCCTGTTACCTTGCCTTTCTTTTTGGGTCAGTTGCTTGTGCACTAAGCTCAGGAGGGAGTGCTGCAATAGCCTTTTCAGCAAAACTTTTTGAGTCTGCGGCAGCTGATAATGCCGAAGCAGGGTCTGTGCTATCAACATTTGAGGTCACCGGAGGAACAGAATCACTTGCAGTTGCATTGCCATTGCCAACCACATTGGACCCGGGGAATAAGACCTCAACATCAGCACCTCTTCGTCCACCAGCAGCATGAAACTCTGAACATGTCAACAAATAGAGGTCAAGTCACTACTAGGCACTAGATATGTGCCATTGCTGGACTGATGGAAACTGGTAAGAATAAGATCATTGGTGCTGCTGGACTGCTGTGATAAACTGGTCGCTGCTATGAAGCTAAGAACTATTGAAGGCAATAGAATATAAAAGTATAGAACACTAGATGAGCAGGGCCAGGGCAGACTGCAAACAAATGGGTATTGTTGCACAGAATGCAAAACTGCAAACAAGGGGGAAGGAGGGGAGCAGGGATGACCTTCGGATGACGAGCTCATCTTGTGTGTCATCTCATCTTGTGCCTTGTAGATGAGCAGGGGGCAGGGATGACCTTCAAGCATGAGCTGCATGCCGACGCTGGTGGACGATGGAGAGCCCTGGAGGCTGGAGCAGCCGACGCCGACAGAGCCACAGAGGACAGAAAGTTTAGGAGAGACGAGAGGGGCGCAGGCACAGGGGAGGCTTTAGAGTTTAGGGGCGCAAACAGATTTATACAGATTTATGCAGCTACTTGACCAAAAAACGGTGAAGCCCAATAGCACATCTAGCCCGCTGCACACTGGTCGACCAGAGATGGCTAATCGAACGACTAATCAGACAATTTGGACGCCTAATCAATGATTAGGACGACCAGAAAAATAAATGACGTCGTCCCCCTGGTCGGACACTTACAGGCGACCAGCCCGACGAATCGCAATTAAATTTGTAAATAGAGGCGTTGGGGCATCCTCAGCGTTCACTGGAAATGCCAGTAAACACGTCCGAAACTATACAAACCAAAAAAAAGCAAAAACAATAAGTTAGTTGCAACGTTTAACATCCTTGAATTTCACAAGCAAAGAAAAAAAAGACAAGAATGAACAAAATAGCGCCAGCACCAGATCAACACCACGAGAACAGCGCACGACAATTACTCTGTAAAACGCAATTCAAAACCTGACAGTATAACACAAGGTTTCGACAAAATCATGTAGCTAAGCTAATAAAAAAGACGGGCATGTTAGCTTGGCTTTAATCCGTATCTACTGTTCTATTTCTTTTGTGTTTGTCTCTATAGATTGCATGCTTAATGAGAAGTTAACAGCCCCCACAGATGACATATACAGAGTAAAAGCGAGTGCAACCAAGAAGCCTGACATCATACACCGACCATACAGATTAGTAAAAATGATCATCTCATCATCGCAACTGGCAACGCGGAAAAGGTTTCTAAAACAATATAGTGATCGATCATTgataatagaaataacaggtaatCCTATCCTACATCCTGAGATGTAGTGGCCCTGACCCCTGAGCAACACACGCAACGGCACAGACTAATGAGACAACAGTTCATTGCCTGCCCCATTTTTTGCGTCCGTCAGCCACGATGCCCCTGAACCTGAAATTCTTCTCTTCCCTGTTTCCGGGCACTGATGCCAGATGTTGGAAGATTTCAACGTCCTCTCAACCATAGAAGAGGATCATCTAAATACCAATAGGTTACCAACTTACCATCATGTACATAACCACTAGGTTTATCCTTCCAAGAACCACACAGATCTACTACAACATATGACTGAGTCAAGCAATGAGCTCATTACCAAACACAGGCATTCACTATTCATATACACAGAGCTCGTTAACCATCTACAAGTCAAACAATGTTAAAACCAACAATGCATGCACCACTGCAGACAAAAACTTACATGGGGCACCTGCGCTGACAATTTATTCTATGAAGGTATATGAATGGCTTATGTATTCATTTCATTCCAGCGTAGTCAAAGAGAGACACCACAATCCATGCATCGGAACTGACCCAGTGATCAAATCTAGGACTCAATCACTGCAACACTACACATAAAGTAAGGTAACAGAGGTTCTTTAATTTAGCATCGCAATGCAGCATGGAATCCTGAGTACAGCATAGTAGCATCAATCCTCTTAGCGTCATCAAAATCTTAACAAAAGCTTTCTGGAACTGTTTGCTAGCTTACAGAAACACAAGAGACATCGATAAAACCAAAGGAAAGGTAGAGACCCTAGAATTCCGACGCAGGAGCCGGCCGATCCGCGCGCTCAGAAGCCGAGCTTGGTGCGGCGCCAGTGCCTGCGCTTGGCGTTGTACCTGAAACAGCACAGTACGCAGCCGCTGGGTCAGCAACAGCCGGATCCAGATCACACGAGCGGGAGTTTAGTGAGGTCGAGGCCGTCACCTGATGGTGTTGTCCGTGCGCATGCGGATCCAGTAGGGGATGGGGCGGTTCTGGCGCATCTTCTTCGCCAGCTTCTTCTTGATCCGGAAGGTCTTGTGCGACGGCTGCGCGAACAGAGGAGCAGACCGGCAACCATGTCAGAGAAACAATGGGACCAAGGCGGCACAGTGCAACACCATGGAAAAGGCGGCAGTTACCATCGCTGCGGCGGAGACGAcgaagcggcggcggcggcggcgcgaaaACCCTAGAAGCCTGAAGGCATGAAATGGCGGATAGTGAGGATTATATAGTGGAAGCGAGAGGCGCGGTGTTTGGGTTGGGCATGCTTGCCTCATGGGCTGGACCCCCGTGGGCCGAAGCTGGCCTGTTCCTGGGCAACGTAATAGGCCTTGTATTGCATAGAGCCCATTAGTTTGATGTAAGGGCAAACATATCTTGTGCTTTGGATAGTAGAAGATATTCTTATGATAACAGGCGCGACAGGGACGGATCCAGCGGTGGGGCGGGCGGGGCTCGAGCCCCCCCTACCGCTTCGGATCCCATGGAGCCTCACTATAGCCTCCTATAATCTAAAATATATACAATATAGTGTAAAATAAGTTTTTATACTACAGCAATTTAGTCCAGTCCCTCCTAAAGTTTTTTCTGGCTCCGTCCCTCGGCGCGTATATGGTGATTTTCTATTGAGCACCGAATCTACCAGCCAACAAGTACGACGATCTGGCCTTATGGCTCAAACAATTCGCTCCTCAGTCCGTGTGTCAACCTGGATAGTATAGGATTAGATTAGGTCGGGCTGAAGTCCTTATTCTTCACGGGATTATTCTAATAACTCACGAGGAACTGTTGGGTTTTTTTTAGGAACGGGTCCAGACTCCCTACATATACAAAGGGGTACGATCGATTAAATCAACCAACAATCGATCTATAAAGTAGTTTTTTACTTTTTTTTTCTTATGCATTAGATCTAGAAGTTGTTGTAGCCATAGTTTAACTATAGTTGTAGTTTCTAATCTTAATCTTTATCTTGCTTCGGCTCTATGTCATTTTTAATCTTCACCGTCCCACACCTCATGCTGGAATGTCTGTTGTGACCGGAATATGAAAGTCATATCGGAAGCCATAT
Proteins encoded:
- the LOC103654171 gene encoding 60S ribosomal protein L39-like, which encodes MPSHKTFRIKKKLAKKMRQNRPIPYWIRMRTDNTIRYNAKRRHWRRTKLGF